One region of Wyeomyia smithii strain HCP4-BCI-WySm-NY-G18 chromosome 3, ASM2978416v1, whole genome shotgun sequence genomic DNA includes:
- the LOC129731284 gene encoding protein transport protein Sec24C isoform X1, giving the protein MNPQMTSYGQPPQGWQQAPMNQVPPPPVNGTPQNLPNQFQNMSLGGPPKGNVSGPPFPNQAEVGRPPSMTAPTSGGFFPPQTLPQNGPPPGPRQPGQNYGLSNGHQQPLLAQPGMPPAPSMAPGVPRAQFPPASAVRPAQPPMGYPAQAIPGAPPSFPPQPTQSYQPMPQQQAPPSQQYAPQPNQQYQQQSGAPPPQQPQHFTNPAGMPPMPPVGSVSNQYSPGQSMPPTMPPTGGMPGYPQPGQMAGPPHLPPPHAHGYNQPPGPQGFNQMPGYPQGGMPSPPQQKRLDPDSMPNPIQVINENQRICGGVFATNQAGLVPPLVTSDFVTQDQGNSGPRFIRSSMYNVPVNTDMMKQSAVPFSLIISPFARVADKELAPPIVNFGELGPIRCIRCKAYMCPFMQFIDGGRRFQCLMCKATTDVPSEYFQHLDHTGQRMDKYERPELVLGTYEFVATKDYCRNNVPTKPPAMVFLIDVSYNNVKSGLVQLLCSEMKNIIKHLPIDEGQSRSAMKVGFITYNSSVHFYNVKSSLAQPQMMVVGDVQEMFMPLLDGFLVDPEESAAVIDALMEQIPKMFGDTRETETILLPALQAGLEALKASEVAGKLYVFHSSLPTAEAPGKLKSRDDRKLLGTDKEKTVLTPQSTVYNMLGQECVGVGVSVDLFVFNNSYIDLATIGQVPRLTGGEIYKYTYFQADIDGQRLVNDLIKNVSRPIAFDTVMRVRTSTGIRPTDFFGHFFMSNTTDMEIASIDCDKSVAIEIKHDDKLTDENVFIQVALLYTSCSGQRRLRILNLSLKTCNQLADLFRSCDLDTTILFFAKQGLFKLLENSPKAIKDSLINRAAQILACYRKNCASPTSAGQLILPECMKLLPLYISCLLKNDAFSGGSDLTVDDRSYVIYFVMSMDLPTSVQFFYPRLIPVHDVKADDTNVPAFIRCTADKMMEDGAYILENGVHMFMWLGLGLPSEFTLSVFGAQCTQQIDTDRTGLPVFDNPLSKRVRGIVDSIQNAKHRYMRLTLVKQRDKLENVLRHFLVEDRGMTDGSASYVDFLCHMHKEIRTLLS; this is encoded by the exons ATGAATCCCCAAATGACTTCATATGGACAACCCCCGCAAGGTTGGCAACAGGCCCCAATGAACCAGGTGCCACCACCACCTGTGAACGGAACCCCGCAAAAT CTTCCCAATCAGTTCCAAAATATGTCACTTGGTGGGCCACCAAAAGGAAATGTAAGTGGTCCACCATTCCCTAATCAAGCAGAGGTTGGTAGACCCCCGTCAATGACAGCGCCAACTTCTGGAGGGTTCTTCCCACCTCAAACCCTGCCACAGAATGGTCCACCACCAGGACCGAGACAACCTGGACAAAACTATGGACTCTCAAACGGTCACCAACAGCCTTTGCTTGCTCAGCCAGGAATGCCTCCTGCACCTTCTATGGCACCTGGTGTACCGCGTGCCCAGTTTCCACCGGCCTCCGCCGTCCGACCAGCTCAGCCACCTATGGGATATCCTGCGCAAGCAATACCTGGTGCCCCACCATCTTTTCCGCCTCAGCCAACACAGTCGTACCAGCCAATGCCACAACAACAAGCACCGCCGTCACAGCAATATGCACCACAACCGAATCAACAATATCAACAACAATCGGGTGCACCACCACCGCAACAGCCGCAACATTTCACCAATCCAGCTGGAATGCCCCCAATGCCTCCTGTAGGTAGTGTTTCCAATCAGTACTCACCTGGACAATCTATGCCTCCAACAATGCCACCGACTGGTGGAATGCCTGGTTATCCACAACCAGGCCAAATGGCGGGTCCGCCCCATCTGCCCCCACCCCATGCTCATGGGTATAAT CAGCCTCCCGGGCCACAGGGATTCAATCAGATGCCTGGTTATCCCCAAGGTGGGATGCCGTCTCCGCCACAGCAGAAACGCCTCGATCCGGACAGTATGCCTAATCCAATTCAAGTGATCAATGAAAATCAGCGCATTTGTGGGGGAGTATTTGCTACCAATCAAGCGGGTTTAGTGCCACCTCTGGTAACTTCAGACTTCGTAACTCAAGACCAAGGCAACTCTGGTCCACGTTTCATACGTTCGTCAATGTACAACGTACCGGTTAACACAGACATGATGAAGCAGAGTGCAGTTCCATTTTCACTCATTATTTCTCCATTTGCGCGCGTAGCCGATAAAGAACTGGCGCCACCGATCGTTAACTTTGGTGAATTGGGACCCATTCGATGCATCCGTTGTAAGGCATACATGTGTCCATTTATGCAGTTCATTGATGGTGGTCGACGCTTCCAGTGTTTGATGTGCAAGGCGACTACAGATGTACCATCTGAGTATTTTCAACATCTTGACCATACTGGTCAACGCATGGATAAATATGAGCGCCCCGAACTGGTATTGGGAACGTATGAGTTTGTCGCGACAAAGGACTACTGTCGCAACAATGTACCAACCAAGCCACCGGCGATGGTCTTCCTGATTGATGTTTCATATAATAACGTCAAATCAGGTTTGGTACAGCTGCTTTGCTCGGAGATGAAAAACATTATTAAACATTTGCCTATCGACGAAGGTCAATCGCGTAGCGCCATGAAAGTAGGCTTTATCACCTACAACAGCTCGGTTCATTTCTACAATGTGAAGAGCAGCCTTGCTCAGCCTCAGATGATGGTCGTAGGTGACGTTCAG GAGATGTTCATGCCATTGTTGGACGGCTTTTTGGTTGATCCTGAAGAATCGGCTGCCGTGATTGATGCATTGATGGAACAGATTCCCAAAATGTTTGGGGATACCCGTGAAACGGAAACTATTTTGCTACCTGCGCTGCAAGCGGGTCTTGAAGCTTTAAAAGCTTCGGAAGTAGCCGGTAAGCTATACGTGTTCCATTCTTCGCTACCAACTGCAGAAGCACCAGGAAAGTTAAAATCACGCGATGATCGCAAACTCTTAGGAACGGATAAGGAAAAGACGGTGCTGA CTCCGCAATCAACCGTTTATAACATGCTCGGACAGGAATGCGTAGGAGTCGGAGTATCCGTAGATCTTTTTGTTTTCAACAATTCATACATAGATCTAGCCACTATTGGCCAAGTACCACGACTAACTGGTGGCGAAATCTACAAGTACACATACTTCCAG GCCGACATCGATGGACAACGCCTAGTGAACGATCTAATTAAAAATGTTTCGCGACCTATCGCCTTTGATACAGTTATGCGTGTGCGTACATCCACTGGAATAAGACCAACAGATTTCTTTGGACACTTTTTCATGTCTAATACTACCGACATGGAAATTGCTAGCATTG attgtgACAAATCAGTTGCGATTGAGATCAAGCATGACGATAAGCTAACCGATGAAAATGTATTCATACAGGTGGCTCTCCTATATACCAGCTGTTCTGGGCAGCGTCGTTTGCGTATTCTTAATCTCAGTCTGAAGACATGCAACCAGCTGGCAGATTTGTTCCGCAGTTGcgacttggacacgaccattcTATTCTTTGCGAAACAAGGCCTCTTCAAATTGCTTGAAAACTCTCCAAAAGCTATTAAAGATTCGCTCATCAACCGAGCCGCGCAAATTTTGGCTTGTTATCGGAAAAATTGTGCTTCACCAACCTCGGCTGGACAGTTGATCCTACCTGAGTGTATGAAGCTGCTGCCATTGTACATTTCGtgtttactgaaaaatgatgctttttcgGGTGGTTCCGATTTAACTGTGGATGACCGATCATACGTGATTTATTTCGTTATGAGCATGGATCTACCGACATCCGTTCAATTCTTCTATCCGCGATTGATACCGGTTCACGATGTTAAGGCAGATGATACGAATGTTCCAGCTTTCATTCGCTGCACTGCTGACAAGATGATGGAGGACGGTGCTTATATCTTAG AAAATGGTGTCCATATGTTCATGTGGCTTGGGTTGGGTCTGCCATCCGAGTTCACACTATCTGTGTTTGGAGCCCAATGCACGCAACAAATTGACACCGATCGTACGGGTTTACCAGTATTCGATAATCCGCTTTCCAAACGTGTGCGAGGAATTGTCGACAGTATACAGAACGCAAAACATCGGTACATGAGG CTCACCCTGGTTAAGCAACGAGACAAACTGGAAAACGTTCTACGTCACTTCCTGGTTGAAGATCGTGGCATGACTGATGGTTCTGCTAGCTACGTGGATTTCCTCTGTCACATGCACAAAGAGATTCGAACATTACTTAGCTAG
- the LOC129731284 gene encoding protein transport protein Sec24C isoform X2: protein MNPQMTSYGQPPQGWQQAPMNQVPPPPVNGTPQNLPNQFQNMSLGGPPKGNVSGPPFPNQAEVGRPPSMTAPTSGGFFPPQTLPQNGPPPGPRQPGQNYGLSNGHQQPLLAQPGMPPAPSMAPGVPRAQFPPASAVRPAQPPMGYPAQAIPGAPPSFPPQPTQSYQPMPQQQAPPSQQYAPQPNQQYQQQSGAPPPQQPQHFTNPAGMPPMPPVGSVSNQYSPGQSMPPTMPPTGGMPGYPQPGQMAGPPHLPPPHAHGYNPPGPQGFNQMPGYPQGGMPSPPQQKRLDPDSMPNPIQVINENQRICGGVFATNQAGLVPPLVTSDFVTQDQGNSGPRFIRSSMYNVPVNTDMMKQSAVPFSLIISPFARVADKELAPPIVNFGELGPIRCIRCKAYMCPFMQFIDGGRRFQCLMCKATTDVPSEYFQHLDHTGQRMDKYERPELVLGTYEFVATKDYCRNNVPTKPPAMVFLIDVSYNNVKSGLVQLLCSEMKNIIKHLPIDEGQSRSAMKVGFITYNSSVHFYNVKSSLAQPQMMVVGDVQEMFMPLLDGFLVDPEESAAVIDALMEQIPKMFGDTRETETILLPALQAGLEALKASEVAGKLYVFHSSLPTAEAPGKLKSRDDRKLLGTDKEKTVLTPQSTVYNMLGQECVGVGVSVDLFVFNNSYIDLATIGQVPRLTGGEIYKYTYFQADIDGQRLVNDLIKNVSRPIAFDTVMRVRTSTGIRPTDFFGHFFMSNTTDMEIASIDCDKSVAIEIKHDDKLTDENVFIQVALLYTSCSGQRRLRILNLSLKTCNQLADLFRSCDLDTTILFFAKQGLFKLLENSPKAIKDSLINRAAQILACYRKNCASPTSAGQLILPECMKLLPLYISCLLKNDAFSGGSDLTVDDRSYVIYFVMSMDLPTSVQFFYPRLIPVHDVKADDTNVPAFIRCTADKMMEDGAYILENGVHMFMWLGLGLPSEFTLSVFGAQCTQQIDTDRTGLPVFDNPLSKRVRGIVDSIQNAKHRYMRLTLVKQRDKLENVLRHFLVEDRGMTDGSASYVDFLCHMHKEIRTLLS, encoded by the exons ATGAATCCCCAAATGACTTCATATGGACAACCCCCGCAAGGTTGGCAACAGGCCCCAATGAACCAGGTGCCACCACCACCTGTGAACGGAACCCCGCAAAAT CTTCCCAATCAGTTCCAAAATATGTCACTTGGTGGGCCACCAAAAGGAAATGTAAGTGGTCCACCATTCCCTAATCAAGCAGAGGTTGGTAGACCCCCGTCAATGACAGCGCCAACTTCTGGAGGGTTCTTCCCACCTCAAACCCTGCCACAGAATGGTCCACCACCAGGACCGAGACAACCTGGACAAAACTATGGACTCTCAAACGGTCACCAACAGCCTTTGCTTGCTCAGCCAGGAATGCCTCCTGCACCTTCTATGGCACCTGGTGTACCGCGTGCCCAGTTTCCACCGGCCTCCGCCGTCCGACCAGCTCAGCCACCTATGGGATATCCTGCGCAAGCAATACCTGGTGCCCCACCATCTTTTCCGCCTCAGCCAACACAGTCGTACCAGCCAATGCCACAACAACAAGCACCGCCGTCACAGCAATATGCACCACAACCGAATCAACAATATCAACAACAATCGGGTGCACCACCACCGCAACAGCCGCAACATTTCACCAATCCAGCTGGAATGCCCCCAATGCCTCCTGTAGGTAGTGTTTCCAATCAGTACTCACCTGGACAATCTATGCCTCCAACAATGCCACCGACTGGTGGAATGCCTGGTTATCCACAACCAGGCCAAATGGCGGGTCCGCCCCATCTGCCCCCACCCCATGCTCATGGGTATAAT CCTCCCGGGCCACAGGGATTCAATCAGATGCCTGGTTATCCCCAAGGTGGGATGCCGTCTCCGCCACAGCAGAAACGCCTCGATCCGGACAGTATGCCTAATCCAATTCAAGTGATCAATGAAAATCAGCGCATTTGTGGGGGAGTATTTGCTACCAATCAAGCGGGTTTAGTGCCACCTCTGGTAACTTCAGACTTCGTAACTCAAGACCAAGGCAACTCTGGTCCACGTTTCATACGTTCGTCAATGTACAACGTACCGGTTAACACAGACATGATGAAGCAGAGTGCAGTTCCATTTTCACTCATTATTTCTCCATTTGCGCGCGTAGCCGATAAAGAACTGGCGCCACCGATCGTTAACTTTGGTGAATTGGGACCCATTCGATGCATCCGTTGTAAGGCATACATGTGTCCATTTATGCAGTTCATTGATGGTGGTCGACGCTTCCAGTGTTTGATGTGCAAGGCGACTACAGATGTACCATCTGAGTATTTTCAACATCTTGACCATACTGGTCAACGCATGGATAAATATGAGCGCCCCGAACTGGTATTGGGAACGTATGAGTTTGTCGCGACAAAGGACTACTGTCGCAACAATGTACCAACCAAGCCACCGGCGATGGTCTTCCTGATTGATGTTTCATATAATAACGTCAAATCAGGTTTGGTACAGCTGCTTTGCTCGGAGATGAAAAACATTATTAAACATTTGCCTATCGACGAAGGTCAATCGCGTAGCGCCATGAAAGTAGGCTTTATCACCTACAACAGCTCGGTTCATTTCTACAATGTGAAGAGCAGCCTTGCTCAGCCTCAGATGATGGTCGTAGGTGACGTTCAG GAGATGTTCATGCCATTGTTGGACGGCTTTTTGGTTGATCCTGAAGAATCGGCTGCCGTGATTGATGCATTGATGGAACAGATTCCCAAAATGTTTGGGGATACCCGTGAAACGGAAACTATTTTGCTACCTGCGCTGCAAGCGGGTCTTGAAGCTTTAAAAGCTTCGGAAGTAGCCGGTAAGCTATACGTGTTCCATTCTTCGCTACCAACTGCAGAAGCACCAGGAAAGTTAAAATCACGCGATGATCGCAAACTCTTAGGAACGGATAAGGAAAAGACGGTGCTGA CTCCGCAATCAACCGTTTATAACATGCTCGGACAGGAATGCGTAGGAGTCGGAGTATCCGTAGATCTTTTTGTTTTCAACAATTCATACATAGATCTAGCCACTATTGGCCAAGTACCACGACTAACTGGTGGCGAAATCTACAAGTACACATACTTCCAG GCCGACATCGATGGACAACGCCTAGTGAACGATCTAATTAAAAATGTTTCGCGACCTATCGCCTTTGATACAGTTATGCGTGTGCGTACATCCACTGGAATAAGACCAACAGATTTCTTTGGACACTTTTTCATGTCTAATACTACCGACATGGAAATTGCTAGCATTG attgtgACAAATCAGTTGCGATTGAGATCAAGCATGACGATAAGCTAACCGATGAAAATGTATTCATACAGGTGGCTCTCCTATATACCAGCTGTTCTGGGCAGCGTCGTTTGCGTATTCTTAATCTCAGTCTGAAGACATGCAACCAGCTGGCAGATTTGTTCCGCAGTTGcgacttggacacgaccattcTATTCTTTGCGAAACAAGGCCTCTTCAAATTGCTTGAAAACTCTCCAAAAGCTATTAAAGATTCGCTCATCAACCGAGCCGCGCAAATTTTGGCTTGTTATCGGAAAAATTGTGCTTCACCAACCTCGGCTGGACAGTTGATCCTACCTGAGTGTATGAAGCTGCTGCCATTGTACATTTCGtgtttactgaaaaatgatgctttttcgGGTGGTTCCGATTTAACTGTGGATGACCGATCATACGTGATTTATTTCGTTATGAGCATGGATCTACCGACATCCGTTCAATTCTTCTATCCGCGATTGATACCGGTTCACGATGTTAAGGCAGATGATACGAATGTTCCAGCTTTCATTCGCTGCACTGCTGACAAGATGATGGAGGACGGTGCTTATATCTTAG AAAATGGTGTCCATATGTTCATGTGGCTTGGGTTGGGTCTGCCATCCGAGTTCACACTATCTGTGTTTGGAGCCCAATGCACGCAACAAATTGACACCGATCGTACGGGTTTACCAGTATTCGATAATCCGCTTTCCAAACGTGTGCGAGGAATTGTCGACAGTATACAGAACGCAAAACATCGGTACATGAGG CTCACCCTGGTTAAGCAACGAGACAAACTGGAAAACGTTCTACGTCACTTCCTGGTTGAAGATCGTGGCATGACTGATGGTTCTGCTAGCTACGTGGATTTCCTCTGTCACATGCACAAAGAGATTCGAACATTACTTAGCTAG
- the LOC129727918 gene encoding peroxisomal biogenesis factor 19: MSEQGNKKSEIPSNCSSDDKELDDLLDSALEDFSKHKEEDTKPISGDIQQHEDPPTEQLWNEEFITSQAKMFEEKMAALFGGGETVDADQITLGFQRIAEAAAMAVRAAPTTVPADSIDPSVSQSITDALKGLSEGRENLQTPFSPEDIAGMFGNIDLNESGENNAFLPFMQNMMQSLLSSEVLLPSLKDLTGKYPEWLRENGDKVPKEDKERYEKQLKLMEDVCRELEKEKPDDLAEVKRVRFQTVLDMMQSMQDLGQPPADLVGDLGPGNLNLPTIDPSAFSDPNQCATS; the protein is encoded by the exons ATGTCCGAACAAGGCAACAAGAAGTCTGAGATACCGTCAAATTGCAGCTCCGATGACAAAGAGCTTGACGACTTGCTCGACA GCGCTTTGGAAGATTTCAGCAAACACAAGGAAGAAGATACCAAACCCATAAGTGGAGATATTCAACAGCATGAGGATCCTCCAACTGAACAGCTTTGGAATGAGGAATTCATCAC TTCACAGGCAAAAATGTTCGAAGAAAAAATGGCAGCGCTATTCGGTGGAGGAGAAACGGTCGATGCCGACCAGATCACTCTTGGTTTCCAGCGTATTGCTGAAGCCGCAGCTATGGCGGTTCGTGCGGCTCCTACGACCGTTCCAGCAGATTCAATAGATCCTTCTGTTAGCCAAAGTATCACTGATGCATTGAAGGGCTTGAGTGAAGGGCGTGAAAACTTGCAGACGCCATTTTCCCCAGAGGACATTGCCGGCATGTTCGGCAACATTGACTTGAATGAGAGCGGCGAAAACAACGCGTTCTTACCATTCATGCAAAACATGATGCAGAGTTTACTGTCATCGGAAGTGCTGCTGCCTAGTCTAAAAGATTTAACCGGAAAATATCCGGAATGGCTGCGAGAGAATGGTGACAAGGTACCGAAGGAAGATAAGGAACGATACGAGAAGCAGCTCAAGCTAATGGAAGACGTTTGTCGAGAATTAGAAAAGGAGAAACCCGATGATTTGGCTGAAGTGAAGAGGGTACGGTTTCAAACTGTATTGGATATGATGCAAAGTATGCAGGACCTTGGTCAACCGCCTGCAGATCTTGTAGGGGATCTCGGGCCTGGAAACTTGAACTTGCCAACAATCGACCCGTCGGCATTTAGTGACCCTAACCAGTGCGCTACAAGTTAA
- the LOC129729486 gene encoding probable ribosome production factor 1: MSSDSDSDVAKETASVKDKTQTKKRKRLQDYLDEKAAREAAERAEHELRKRRKRGLNDDEEGEDVSYPVINPINFIKNKEIRSKKFKRMQGSKKKEEKAARKARKLEGGPKSVGHTIESLREKDQTAITTATDDDKEEIANDLNNDEFSKYFQKSYEPKVLITYNATPHTRTRRFGAEMEKMIPNAMIHSRNKATLKKVCKSAIREEYTDIVVINENNKQPEGLLVIHLPEGPTAHFKVSNFKSLKDLKKRPSLITAHRPEVILTNFTTRLGLTIGRMLGALFHYEPEFVGRRVATFHNQRDFIFFRHHLYEFDKNGKRVKLRELGPRFTLKLRSLQQGLFDVKCGDYEWMITNKRHQMEGRRRFFL; the protein is encoded by the coding sequence ATGTCTAGTGATAGCGATAGCGATGTCGCTAAGGAAACTGCTTCGGTTAAAGATAAAACTCAGACGAAAAAACGTAAACGTTTACAGGACTATTTAGATGAAAAAGCTGCTCGCGAAGCTGCGGAACGAGCTGAACACGAACTAAGGAAACGCCGGAAGAGAGGTCTGAATGATGATGAAGAAGGTGAGGATGTTAGCTATCCGGTGATAAATCCGATCAACTTTATCAAAAATAAGGAAATCCGATCAAAAAAGTTCAAGCGCATGCAAGGTTcaaagaaaaaagaagaaaaagcgGCCAGAAAAGCACGAAAACTTGAAGGAGGCCCTAAGTCTGTTGGTCATACAATTGAAAGTTTGCGAGAAAAAGATCAAACGGCAATTACAACCGCAACAGATGATGATAAAGAGGAAATAGCCAATGATTTGAATAATGACGAATttagcaaatattttcagaaaagCTATGAACCGAAAGTACTGATAACATACAATGCAACCCCTCATACTCGTACTCGGCGGTTCGGAGCagaaatggagaaaatgattccaaacgcAATGATACACTCAAGAAATAAAGCTACCTTGAAAAAGGTCTGCAAGAGTGCTATCCGAGAAGAATACACCGACATTGTCGTCATTAACGAGAATAATAAACAACCCGAAGGGCTTTTAGTTATTCATCTTCCGGAGGGGCCTACTGCGCACTTTAAAGTGAGTAATTTCAAATCGTTGAAAGATTTGAAAAAACGCCCTTCGCTTATCACCGCCCACCGACCGGAGGTTATTCTGACAAATTTCACCACTCGATTGGGTTTAACGATAGGAAGAATGCTTGGTGCACTATTTCATTACGAACCCGAATTCGTTGGTCGTCGAGTCGCCACGTTCCACAATCAGCgcgatttcatatttttccgcCATCATTTGTATGAGTTCGATAAAAATGGTAAACGAGTAAAGTTACGTGAGCTGGGGCCGAGATTCACTCTGAAGTTGCGCTCACTTCAGCAGGGTTTGTTCGATGTCAAATGCGGCGATTACGAGTGGATGATTACCAACAAACGGCACCAGATGGAGGGTAGACGGCGTTTCTTCCTTTGA
- the LOC129731266 gene encoding Golgi phosphoprotein 3 homolog sauron: protein MNRSEGLVRRVKARDTESNSGSGGNGGGPSTNNYDQEVKNDKEEELDDCDSKETRLTLMEEVLLLGLKDKEGYTSFWNDCISSGLRGCILIELGLRGRVELERAGMRRKGLCTRKIILKSDTPTGDVLLDEALKHIKETEPPETIQNWIEYLSGETWNPLKLRYQLKNVRERLAKNLVEKGVLTTEKQNFLLFDMTTHPLNDNVIKCKLVKKIQDAVLTKWVNDPQRIDKRMLALILLAHASDVLENAFAPLNDDDYELAMRRVRELLDLDFEAEAAKSNHNEVIWAVFAAFTK, encoded by the exons ATGAATCGGAGTGAAGGGTTGGTCCGACGTGTTAAAGCACGCGACACGGAATCGAACAGTGGTAGTGGCGGGAATGGAGGTGGTCCATCCACTAATAATTATGACCAAGAAGTGAAGAACGATAAGGAAGAAGAGCTAGATGATTGCGACTCGAAAGAAACGAGACTTACCCTGATGGAGGAAGTGCTACTTCTCGGCCTCAAAGATAAGGAG GGTTACACATCGTTTTGGAATGATTGCATATCGAGTGGGCTACGTGGATGTATCTTAATAGAATTGGGTCTACGAGGACGCGTTGAGCTTGAACGGGCTGGTATGCGGCGGAAGGGATTGTGTACGCGGAAAATAATCCTAAAATCAGACACACCTACTGGCGACGTTTTACTTGATGAAGCACTGAAGCACATCAAAGAAACTGAGCCACCGGAGACTATACAGAACTGGATTGAGTATCTGAGCG GTGAAACGTGGAACCCACTGAAGTTGCGGTATCAGTTAAAAAACGTACGCGAACGACTTGCCAAAAACTTAGTGGAGAAGGGAGTGTTGACcaccgagaaacaaaatttCCTTCTCTTCGATATGACCACTCATCCGTTGAATGATAACGTAATCAAGTGTAAGCTGGTTAAAAAG ATTCAGGACGCAGTGCTAACAAAATGGGTCAATGATCCGCAGCGCATTGATAAGCGCATGCTGGCTCTAATCCTTCTCGCTCATGCGAGTGACGTGTTGGAAAATGCCTTTGCCCCGCTGAACGATGACGATTATGAACTAGCAATGCGACGCGTTCGGGAACTTTTGGATTTGGACTTCGAAGCGGAAGCTGCCAAATCGAACCATAATGAAGTGATTTGGGCTGTGTTTGCGGCGTTTACTAAGTAA